In the genome of Nitrospinota bacterium, the window CCATTATAAGCAGTGTCGATGGCATCTTTCACTGTGCCGCCGGTTGCGGTGATTCCAAGGACGCGCCCGCCGGATGTGACCACCTCGCCACTTGCGTTACGGGATGTCCCGGCCTGAAAAACGACGATGCCGGGAATATCCCCAGCCGCCTCAAGCCCTTGTATCACCTTCCCTTTTTCGTACGATCCGGGATATCCACCCGCCGCCATCACAACGCACACAGCCGCTTTCGGCGACCAGCGCACTTCAACCCCGCGCAAATCACCTTTCGCCATAGCCATAAGCACGGGCACAATATCGCTATCCATCCGCGCCATTATCGGCTGGCATTCGGGATCGCCGAAGCGGCAGTTAAACTCCAGGACTTTAGGGCCGTCCTTTGTTATCATCAGCCCGCCGTACAGGATGCCTTTGTATGGAACTCCGCTTTCCGCCATCGTCCGCAGCACTTTTATCATCACGTTTTCTTCGATCCACTTTTCAAGCTGCGGCGTTATCACAGGCGCAGGGGAATACGCCCCCATGCCGCCGGTGTTCGGCCCTGTGTCGTCATCGCCCACGCGTTTGTGATCCTGGCACGACGGGATCATTATCACCCGTTCGCCGTCGCAGAAAGCGAGGATGGAAGCCTCTTCGCCGTCCAGCGTTTCTTCCAATATTATCTTCGCCCCGGCGTCGCCAAACACTCGTTCCACCAGCATGGAGTCTATCGCCTCCACCGCCTCATCGCGGGAGCTTGCGACGACAACCCCCTTGCCCGCCGCCAATCCATCCGCTTTTATCACCACCCGCTCGCCAAATTTTTCCAGAGCGGCGATGGCTTCGTCCCGATCCGTGTGGACTTCGTATCTCGCCGTCGGCGCGCCGGACTTCGCCACGATTTCCTTCATGAAAATCTTGGAACCTTCCAGCATGGCGGCTTCTTTCGTCGGCCCGGCGATGAGAAGCCCCTCGGCGATAAAAGTGTTAACCACCCCCCGCACCAGCGGAGCCTCCGGCCCCGGCACGGTGAGATGGATGTTGTTCTCTTTGGCGAATTTCAACAGCGCGGGCACATCGTCCGCCGCGATGGGGATGTTTTGCGCGCAAGACTCCGTCCCCGGATTCCCCGGCGCGCAATATATTTTGGACACAAGCGGACTCTGGGCGATTTTCCACGCCAGCGCGTGCTCACGGCCACCAGAGCCGAGGATTAGGATGTTTAGAGCCTTATTGGTCATTGCTGATAATCCATAAAGCGTTAAATGTTCGTTTGGTAGCCATTTAAGACTAATATGTCGAAAAAATCAATAAATTTCGACATATCTATATCATATGTTTAACTCACGCACTGATCCTCAACTCATTGATATTATGTTCATTTAATTAATATCTCAAGGAATTTATCGTTAATATAGTACATTTCACGCCCTCTTTTCACACCCTGAAGTATCCCTATGGCCTCAAGTTCCTTAAGATAAGTGGACGCCGTTTGGCGGTTGCCAAGCCCAGCCTCTTCCAGAAATTTTATTTTACAATAAGGTTGGCGATGCAAAACCTCGACTAAATCCTTCGAGTGGATTCTGGGCGCCTTCTTTTTTATTAACGCCGAGGTCTCGTCCATAAGGTTGCGGATGGCCTCGATCCGGCCTGTCGTCATTTTCGACATCTGTTCGATCGCGTCGAGCATATATAAAATCCATGGCTCCCAGGCTCCCGAACTGGTCACGTTCGAAAGGCCGGCGTAATAATCATTCTTGTTCTCGATTATAAAACGGCTCAGATACAGCATCGGAATGTCCAGCAGGCGGCGTTCCACCAGAAAAAGGATATTAATGATCCTGCCGGTCCTTCCATTGCCGTCGGTGAACGGATGAATGGCCTCGAACTGATAATGCATGACGGCCAGTTTCACCAGCGGATCGATCCCATCTTCGGCATGGATGAAGCGCTCCAGATTCGCAAGTTTTTCTCGCAAACGCGTTTCGCCTTCCGGAGGTGTATAGATTACTTTCCCCCTGGAATTGGCCAGTTTGGTCCCGGACACTTTGCGCACACCCGCTGATGTCTGCTTGATTATCTGATACAGCTCCACAAAAAGATTCGTTGCCAGAGGCCTGTTTTCGTTCTTGATGATATTAAACCCGCGCCATAGCGCCTCTTGATAATTAAGCACTTCCTTGGTGTGAGGGTTGGTCCTGAGTCCGTCGTCGGCGAAAGCCCGGTAAAGCTCATCATCTGTTGTGACGATATTCTCTATTTCAGAGGACAACTTGGCTTCCTGAAGACCGATGGTCTGGATAAACACTCCTTGGTTTGGAATCAATTCACCCCTCCCTTTCAACTCTGCCAGGGCTTTATTGGCGGCAATCGCTTTCTTAAGCACCGCTTTAGTCTCAAGCTCCACGGGAGGAGGCAATGGCGGTAGATTATTAAAGGGTTTGTCCGGATCGTAATTCATTTTGTTAAACTATTTTGAAAACCGGATACTTTACCGGCGCGCAATATATTTTGGCGACTGCCGGACTTTGGGCGATTTTCCACACCAAAGCGTGTTCACGGCCACCGGAACCGAGGATGAGGATGTTTAAATTCCCTGTCATCGTAAATCGGCTGTCAGTATAAAGGTGGAAAAAACGAAAACGTATCGATGGAAAGAGTATTCATAAGCGGAGAATAATCATGCTATTTCAGCAATTCTTTTTTTGCGTCCTCAAGGCTTATGCCGGGATTGCCTGCGTCTTCGGCCTTGGCGGCGCGCAGATCCCTCAAATCCTCCATATCTTCCAGAAGTTCCTGAAGGGCCACAAACTCCTCATATGGAATAACCACGAATTCGAGTCAATCCCTTTTTTAGTTGAAACTCCCGGCATGACCGTCACGCCGCTTTCACCATTATCTTCCCCGCCAGAGCCCGTTTCATGATCTCACGCAGTTCCGGCAGGTGTTTATAACCGCTCACTTTCCTCAACCTGG includes:
- the purD gene encoding phosphoribosylamine--glycine ligase; the protein is MTNKALNILILGSGGREHALAWKIAQSPLVSKIYCAPGNPGTESCAQNIPIAADDVPALLKFAKENNIHLTVPGPEAPLVRGVVNTFIAEGLLIAGPTKEAAMLEGSKIFMKEIVAKSGAPTARYEVHTDRDEAIAALEKFGERVVIKADGLAAGKGVVVASSRDEAVEAIDSMLVERVFGDAGAKIILEETLDGEEASILAFCDGERVIMIPSCQDHKRVGDDDTGPNTGGMGAYSPAPVITPQLEKWIEENVMIKVLRTMAESGVPYKGILYGGLMITKDGPKVLEFNCRFGDPECQPIMARMDSDIVPVLMAMAKGDLRGVEVRWSPKAAVCVVMAAGGYPGSYEKGKVIQGLEAAGDIPGIVVFQAGTSRNASGEVVTSGGRVLGITATGGTVKDAIDTAYNGVGQINFPGAHYRKDIGRRAIIR
- a CDS encoding Fic family protein translates to MNYDPDKPFNNLPPLPPPVELETKAVLKKAIAANKALAELKGRGELIPNQGVFIQTIGLQEAKLSSEIENIVTTDDELYRAFADDGLRTNPHTKEVLNYQEALWRGFNIIKNENRPLATNLFVELYQIIKQTSAGVRKVSGTKLANSRGKVIYTPPEGETRLREKLANLERFIHAEDGIDPLVKLAVMHYQFEAIHPFTDGNGRTGRIINILFLVERRLLDIPMLYLSRFIIENKNDYYAGLSNVTSSGAWEPWILYMLDAIEQMSKMTTGRIEAIRNLMDETSALIKKKAPRIHSKDLVEVLHRQPYCKIKFLEEAGLGNRQTASTYLKELEAIGILQGVKRGREMYYINDKFLEILIK
- a CDS encoding type II toxin-antitoxin system Phd/YefM family antitoxin, giving the protein MVIPYEEFVALQELLEDMEDLRDLRAAKAEDAGNPGISLEDAKKELLK